A stretch of Desulfitobacterium dichloroeliminans LMG P-21439 DNA encodes these proteins:
- a CDS encoding DUF3388 domain-containing protein: protein MIQQNKPGLLGAVTTLMGMLEINILTVNGIGDRHRGFLLEFPCADKVQALKGALDSVATIRVTAFREPTLFDRLALRHGQRLDMIASNPPTYRFIREELGVLVDFLGDTLMGGGHRLIGIRGAPRVGKTEAAISACVYANKKWILLSSTIIRQTLRTTLMLDEAEDSIFLIDGITSTSRGDDVHWELLKRVMEMPTPKIIEHPEVFLRDGRIDLDFDFIIEIRNQPEDEIRTEDVAISFSSFDIS, encoded by the coding sequence GTGATACAGCAAAATAAACCGGGTTTATTGGGTGCCGTCACGACCTTGATGGGGATGTTAGAAATCAATATTTTAACGGTCAATGGCATTGGTGATCGTCATCGGGGCTTTCTGTTAGAGTTCCCATGCGCAGACAAGGTTCAAGCGCTGAAAGGAGCTTTAGATAGTGTAGCTACTATTCGAGTCACGGCCTTTCGGGAACCGACCCTTTTTGATCGACTAGCTTTACGTCATGGTCAACGTCTAGACATGATAGCTAGTAACCCCCCGACATATCGTTTTATACGTGAAGAATTAGGAGTGCTCGTCGACTTTTTAGGGGATACTTTAATGGGAGGCGGCCATCGTTTAATCGGGATACGAGGCGCACCCCGAGTAGGTAAGACGGAAGCGGCTATAAGCGCGTGCGTTTATGCTAACAAAAAGTGGATACTATTATCATCCACAATCATACGCCAAACTCTTCGCACTACGCTGATGCTGGATGAGGCGGAGGATTCCATCTTTTTGATCGATGGAATTACGAGTACCTCCCGAGGGGATGATGTCCACTGGGAATTACTCAAACGTGTGATGGAAATGCCTACCCCCAAAATCATTGAACACCCGGAGGTTTTTCTCCGCGATGGTCGAATTGATCTTGACTTTGATTTTATTATTGAGATTCGTAATCAACCAGAAGATGAGATTCGAACAGAAGATGTAGCGATTAGTTTTTCTTCTTTTGATATAAGTTAA
- a CDS encoding ClpP family protease, with protein MSQTNENEKPLKPEVENLKELGQIRIPEPAENIYCLTVVGQIEGHQVLPAQSKATKYEHVIPQLVAVEQNPMIEGILLILNTAGGDVEAGLAISELVSSLSKPSVSIVLGGGHSIGIPIAVSCNRSFIAPTGTMTLHPIRYTGLVINGHQQFEYLQKMQERINRFILQHSGITEEQLKQLMFATGELAQDIGTILIGQDAVDIGLIDAVGGLKEAHRELKRLISEKRESLN; from the coding sequence GTGAGTCAAACCAATGAAAATGAGAAACCATTAAAGCCTGAAGTTGAGAACTTAAAAGAATTAGGACAAATCCGTATACCGGAGCCAGCCGAGAATATTTATTGTCTGACTGTGGTTGGGCAGATTGAAGGCCATCAAGTCCTTCCCGCCCAGTCAAAAGCCACGAAGTATGAGCATGTCATTCCTCAATTAGTCGCAGTAGAACAGAATCCTATGATCGAAGGGATATTACTTATTCTTAATACTGCCGGAGGGGATGTAGAGGCGGGTCTGGCTATCTCCGAGCTGGTTAGTAGTTTAAGTAAACCAAGCGTTTCGATCGTCCTTGGAGGGGGACACAGTATTGGAATTCCAATTGCCGTGAGCTGTAATCGAAGCTTCATCGCTCCTACGGGAACGATGACGTTACATCCTATCCGTTATACAGGGTTAGTTATTAATGGTCATCAGCAATTTGAATACTTGCAGAAGATGCAGGAGCGCATTAATCGTTTTATTCTTCAGCACTCCGGAATTACCGAAGAACAGCTTAAGCAGCTCATGTTTGCAACCGGTGAGCTTGCGCAAGATATCGGTACGATTTTAATTGGTCAAGATGCGGTAGATATTGGATTGATTGACGCTGTTGGAGGGTTAAAGGAAGCGCATCGAGAGCTGAAGAGGCTGATCTCGGAAAAACGCGAAAGTTTAAATTAA
- a CDS encoding DUF2695 domain-containing protein, giving the protein MTFEVTREDVSKEQSTLKDRKKIKEEVNRRLVHGIKEENLEYDSLYSIEKSSINRDSEILSLLFHRMFFYRLNEKLSALHCDHTYRFSRQILTQMQFNRGKINDILEIFKKNGGKCDCGVLYNVESLLIGKDNSHID; this is encoded by the coding sequence ATGACATTCGAAGTAACGCGAGAGGATGTGTCGAAAGAACAATCCACCCTCAAGGATCGTAAAAAGATTAAAGAAGAGGTAAATCGTCGTTTAGTCCATGGGATTAAGGAAGAAAATTTAGAATATGATTCGCTTTATAGTATTGAAAAATCAAGTATAAACAGGGATTCAGAGATTTTGAGCTTGCTTTTTCATCGCATGTTCTTCTACCGATTAAATGAAAAACTATCGGCTTTACACTGTGACCACACCTACCGCTTTAGCCGCCAGATTCTAACGCAGATGCAATTCAATCGGGGTAAAATCAATGATATTCTTGAAATCTTCAAAAAGAATGGCGGGAAGTGTGACTGTGGGGTCCTTTATAACGTGGAGAGTCTCTTAATCGGAAAAGATAATAGTCATATTGACTAA
- the mnmH gene encoding tRNA 2-selenouridine(34) synthase MnmH — translation MIHEITVEELSEVKNLLLVDVRSEGEYQEATIPGALNLPLFNNEERARIGTTYVQISPALAKEQGLEIVGPKLKGLYEQASQWAKGHSLVLFCWRGGMRSKSLANVFDLMGLSVYRLHGGYKAYRHWITEYFRGEFPLKVVVLRGNTGVGKTEILARLKQDGYPAVDLEALANNRGSVFGSVGLGSAPSQKDFEAALYVRLSEVSHFPYIIVECESKRIGRINLPPSFFDAMKIGPQILLYDSIPNRVDRLVKEYAQFPNAIPEIKSALGRLTKILGHKKITLYNTLLDQGNLEEFTEEMLKYYDAIYAYPNGPQGDYDYAISHLDPEMGLRELEEYLDQWSGIPRTATLSGIRDTAK, via the coding sequence ATGATTCATGAAATAACAGTTGAAGAGTTAAGTGAAGTCAAGAATTTGCTACTAGTTGATGTGCGCTCTGAAGGTGAGTATCAAGAGGCAACTATTCCTGGGGCTTTGAATTTGCCTTTGTTTAATAATGAAGAAAGAGCAAGGATCGGCACGACATATGTGCAGATTTCGCCTGCTTTGGCGAAGGAGCAGGGCTTGGAGATTGTAGGCCCGAAGTTGAAGGGGCTCTATGAGCAAGCCTCGCAGTGGGCGAAAGGACATTCTCTAGTCCTATTTTGTTGGCGTGGAGGTATGAGAAGCAAATCCCTAGCTAATGTTTTTGACTTGATGGGCTTGTCTGTTTACCGATTGCACGGGGGATATAAGGCCTATCGTCATTGGATTACTGAATACTTTAGGGGTGAGTTTCCTCTTAAAGTAGTTGTATTACGAGGCAATACCGGTGTTGGTAAAACCGAGATTTTAGCTAGACTAAAACAGGATGGCTATCCAGCCGTCGACCTGGAAGCCTTAGCCAATAATAGGGGTTCTGTATTTGGTTCTGTGGGTTTGGGTTCTGCTCCCTCTCAGAAGGACTTTGAAGCCGCATTATATGTACGACTTAGCGAAGTGAGCCATTTTCCATATATTATTGTGGAATGTGAAAGCAAGAGAATTGGTAGAATTAACTTGCCACCTTCCTTTTTTGATGCGATGAAGATCGGACCCCAAATCTTGCTCTATGACTCCATCCCGAATCGCGTCGACCGCTTAGTGAAGGAATACGCTCAATTCCCTAACGCCATACCTGAGATTAAGTCTGCCTTAGGCCGACTTACTAAAATACTCGGACATAAGAAGATTACATTATATAATACCTTATTAGATCAAGGAAATCTGGAAGAATTCACTGAAGAGATGCTTAAATATTACGATGCTATTTATGCCTATCCTAATGGCCCGCAAGGGGATTACGATTATGCCATAAGCCATCTTGATCCTGAAATGGGATTAAGAGAATTGGAGGAATACCTTGATCAGTGGTCGGGCATACCCAGAACAGCAACTCTATCTGGAATACGTGATACAGCAAAATAA
- a CDS encoding helix-turn-helix domain-containing protein produces MAGEGQILRNARVDKGWSLTQAEEVTKIRIRYLEALEEEEYRILPGSTYTKGFIRTYAKHLGLNSDEVLALYKASEQPIEEPIAIEKTLSGPKKMPPWVKPALVALTGVVALCVVIVIANLSNQQGANVTPQDITTPLPTIPQEEIVQQQQTPPSTQTPPNTPDPIETPTQDPQNVIAQETEGLVVQLIFSQPCWIRVNVDGQLALEGTFTKGVTKELKAKEQIELVSVGNAGGLSVILNGQTWPSLGAEGQVVNNIILKK; encoded by the coding sequence ATGGCAGGAGAGGGACAAATCCTTCGTAACGCCCGTGTAGATAAAGGATGGAGTTTAACCCAAGCAGAAGAAGTGACAAAAATCAGAATCCGCTATTTGGAGGCCCTGGAAGAAGAAGAGTATCGTATTTTACCGGGTTCTACCTATACTAAAGGATTCATAAGAACCTATGCCAAGCATCTCGGATTAAACTCGGATGAGGTACTAGCTCTTTACAAAGCATCAGAACAGCCCATTGAAGAGCCTATAGCTATCGAGAAAACGCTTAGCGGGCCTAAGAAAATGCCCCCATGGGTAAAACCTGCTCTTGTGGCTTTAACCGGGGTTGTGGCTTTATGTGTGGTAATCGTGATTGCGAACCTGAGTAATCAGCAAGGTGCCAATGTCACACCCCAAGACATAACTACCCCATTACCTACTATTCCTCAGGAAGAAATTGTTCAACAGCAACAAACTCCCCCTTCCACACAAACTCCTCCTAACACACCTGACCCAATAGAGACCCCTACCCAAGACCCCCAAAATGTGATTGCTCAGGAGACAGAAGGTTTGGTTGTTCAGCTCATATTTAGTCAGCCTTGTTGGATTCGAGTTAATGTGGATGGTCAGCTTGCTTTGGAGGGAACCTTTACTAAAGGGGTGACTAAGGAGTTAAAAGCTAAGGAGCAAATTGAATTGGTCTCCGTAGGGAATGCAGGAGGACTTTCCGTCATCCTCAATGGTCAGACTTGGCCAAGCTTAGGCGCTGAGGGACAGGTCGTTAATAATATCATTCTCAAAAAATGA
- the abc-f gene encoding ribosomal protection-like ABC-F family protein, whose protein sequence is MSILNVENVNHGFGGRQILENTTFRLLKGEHVGLVGANGEGKSTFLDIITGKLIPDEGKVEWSNRVTVGYLDQHSVLTKGKTIRDVLKEAFQKMFELENEMLELYNLMAEATEEQMVKMMEDVGEIQTILEHNGFYIIDAKIEEVANGLGLGEIGLDRDVADLSGGQRTKVLLTKLLLQKPTILILDEPTNYLDADHIVWLSNYLKNYENAFILVSHDSPFLNDVVNVIYHVENAELTRYTGNYEQFMQLHSIKKEQELKAYEKQQKEVDRLEDFIARNKARISTTGRAKSRQKQLEKMDILEKPKEKIRPQFRFKEARTPGRIIFETKDLVLGYDEPLTRPVNLKLERGQKVAIRGVNGLGKTTLLKTLLGIIPCISGESILGDYLVPGYFEQESNRGNNNTPLEEIWQEFPGLTNYEARQALAKCGLTNEHISNKMMVLSGGESAKVRLCKLMLREINFLVLDEPTNHLDVDAKEELKKAIQDFKGTVLLVSHDPDFYENWVSDIWNLEQWTTKIV, encoded by the coding sequence ATGAGTATATTAAATGTTGAGAATGTGAATCATGGCTTCGGGGGACGTCAGATTCTTGAAAATACAACCTTCCGCCTCCTTAAAGGAGAGCATGTTGGCTTAGTAGGAGCCAATGGTGAAGGCAAATCTACTTTCTTGGATATCATTACAGGCAAACTAATTCCTGATGAGGGTAAAGTTGAATGGTCTAATCGAGTCACTGTAGGGTACTTAGATCAGCACAGTGTATTAACCAAAGGAAAAACGATTCGTGATGTTCTCAAAGAAGCTTTTCAAAAGATGTTCGAGCTCGAAAATGAAATGCTGGAACTCTACAATCTCATGGCTGAAGCTACAGAAGAGCAAATGGTCAAAATGATGGAAGATGTCGGAGAAATCCAAACGATCCTAGAGCATAACGGCTTCTATATAATTGATGCTAAAATCGAAGAAGTGGCCAACGGCCTAGGTTTAGGAGAAATTGGTTTAGATCGAGATGTTGCGGATTTAAGTGGTGGCCAGCGGACGAAGGTACTGCTAACCAAGCTATTACTACAAAAGCCTACCATATTAATACTAGATGAGCCCACCAACTACTTAGATGCCGACCATATCGTCTGGCTTAGTAATTATCTTAAGAACTACGAAAACGCCTTTATTCTTGTTTCCCATGACTCCCCCTTCTTAAATGATGTGGTTAATGTAATTTACCATGTGGAAAATGCAGAATTAACCCGCTACACCGGCAACTACGAACAATTTATGCAGCTCCATTCCATCAAGAAAGAACAAGAGTTAAAGGCCTATGAGAAACAGCAGAAAGAAGTAGATCGCCTCGAAGACTTTATAGCTCGCAATAAAGCACGCATCTCGACCACCGGACGAGCAAAGAGTCGCCAAAAACAGCTTGAGAAGATGGATATTCTGGAGAAACCCAAGGAGAAAATCAGACCCCAATTCCGCTTCAAAGAGGCTCGAACACCTGGTAGAATAATTTTTGAGACCAAGGATTTAGTGCTCGGCTATGATGAGCCCTTAACCCGCCCTGTTAATCTAAAGTTGGAACGAGGTCAAAAGGTGGCCATCCGCGGGGTAAATGGCTTAGGTAAAACTACCCTGCTCAAAACTTTACTGGGCATTATTCCTTGTATCAGTGGAGAGAGTATTCTCGGAGATTATCTTGTCCCCGGATATTTTGAACAAGAATCCAACCGTGGCAATAACAACACGCCCCTTGAAGAAATATGGCAGGAATTTCCTGGTCTTACTAACTATGAAGCACGCCAGGCTCTCGCTAAATGTGGTCTTACCAACGAGCATATTTCTAACAAGATGATGGTCTTAAGCGGCGGTGAAAGTGCCAAAGTAAGGCTCTGCAAGCTCATGCTGAGAGAAATCAATTTCCTTGTTTTGGATGAGCCCACTAACCATCTCGATGTGGATGCCAAGGAAGAATTGAAAAAAGCCATTCAAGACTTTAAAGGCACCGTCCTACTAGTATCCCACGATCCAGATTTCTACGAGAATTGGGTCTCAGATATTTGGAATTTAGAACAATGGACAACAAAAATCGTATAA
- a CDS encoding aryl-sulfate sulfotransferase has product MRNYLETEKHLITSQAESEENFLAELRSGNYTIENPFVLENPYLINPLAALIGFNTKEATTAQITVKGKAVEADISHTFAAATEHVLPIYGLYDDFENTVVITLGNGRTSEVKIKVAEVNVNKAQYCKTTPEYFGKDLMIISGATYPIESVKTSGFDYAGDLRWVLTTKASWDIKKLANGRLILSSPRALQKPYYTIGLIEIDFSGKIYTEFRLPGGHHHDNVELENGNILACSDNDFNDSAEDFIVEIDRETGKVVKSWDVQKMLPREEGKAGDWDHHDWFHNNSVWYDKKTNSITLSGRHQDAVINYDYETGELNWIIGDPEGWGKEMQKYFFKNITKGDFDWQYEQHAASILPNGDVFVFDNGTWRSKTVENRVPPAKNFSRGVIYKIDTEKMEIEQVWQYGKERGCEFYSPYICNTDYYADGHYMIHSGGIASYRGQHTDGLGAMLLNKYKDEHIHLNLESITVEVLHDEVKYELKVQGGNYYRARRVALYDEKTNFALGKGKLLGEFGITPVAPLKPKFKDAGTIPEKHNLSLVLEEDRLALRGTFIEGSEVFLELKGQDKSKFYSIPTNVHDVNAACISIEAEQENQFQFYLSNEGLSGNFDIYLNIDNNRYDTNSSLKF; this is encoded by the coding sequence TTGAGAAACTATTTAGAAACGGAAAAACATCTAATTACCTCTCAAGCAGAATCCGAAGAAAATTTCTTAGCTGAACTCCGGTCTGGAAACTACACTATAGAAAATCCGTTCGTTCTAGAGAACCCTTATTTAATCAATCCCCTGGCTGCATTAATTGGTTTTAATACTAAGGAAGCAACAACAGCTCAAATTACAGTTAAAGGCAAAGCCGTTGAAGCGGATATTAGCCATACCTTTGCCGCTGCTACCGAGCATGTGTTACCGATTTACGGTTTGTATGACGACTTTGAAAACACCGTTGTCATTACTCTTGGAAATGGCAGAACCTCAGAAGTTAAAATTAAAGTTGCCGAAGTGAATGTAAACAAAGCTCAATATTGCAAGACCACTCCGGAATATTTCGGCAAAGACCTTATGATTATTTCCGGGGCGACGTATCCGATCGAGTCTGTAAAAACTTCCGGATTTGATTATGCCGGTGATTTAAGATGGGTACTTACCACTAAAGCAAGCTGGGATATTAAGAAATTAGCCAATGGTCGCCTTATCCTTTCTTCTCCCCGTGCCCTTCAAAAGCCCTACTATACCATTGGCCTGATCGAAATCGATTTTAGTGGAAAAATCTATACAGAATTTAGATTACCCGGTGGTCATCACCATGATAATGTGGAACTAGAAAACGGAAACATTTTAGCCTGCTCGGATAATGACTTTAATGACTCTGCCGAAGACTTTATAGTTGAAATTGATAGAGAAACCGGTAAAGTCGTAAAATCATGGGATGTCCAGAAAATGTTGCCTAGAGAGGAAGGAAAAGCAGGAGACTGGGATCATCACGATTGGTTCCATAATAACTCGGTTTGGTATGACAAAAAAACAAATTCCATTACTCTGTCTGGAAGACATCAAGATGCTGTCATTAACTACGATTATGAAACTGGGGAGTTAAACTGGATTATCGGTGATCCAGAAGGCTGGGGCAAAGAAATGCAAAAGTATTTCTTCAAGAATATTACTAAAGGTGACTTTGATTGGCAATACGAGCAGCATGCGGCAAGCATTCTACCTAATGGGGATGTCTTCGTATTTGACAATGGCACCTGGCGCTCTAAAACAGTGGAAAATCGCGTTCCTCCCGCAAAAAACTTCTCCAGAGGGGTTATATACAAAATCGACACAGAGAAGATGGAAATCGAGCAAGTTTGGCAGTATGGTAAAGAAAGAGGATGCGAGTTCTATTCCCCTTATATCTGTAATACCGACTACTATGCTGATGGACATTATATGATTCACTCCGGCGGTATTGCAAGCTATCGAGGACAACATACCGACGGACTGGGTGCTATGCTCTTAAACAAATATAAAGATGAGCATATTCATTTGAATCTTGAATCCATCACCGTTGAAGTTCTTCATGATGAAGTCAAATATGAGTTAAAAGTTCAGGGCGGTAACTACTATAGGGCGAGAAGAGTTGCACTCTACGATGAAAAGACTAACTTTGCGTTAGGCAAAGGAAAATTGCTTGGTGAGTTCGGTATCACTCCCGTGGCGCCCCTTAAACCCAAATTTAAGGATGCAGGAACCATCCCTGAAAAACACAACCTCTCTTTAGTACTTGAAGAGGACCGCTTGGCTCTCCGGGGTACCTTTATCGAAGGCTCTGAAGTCTTTCTTGAGCTCAAAGGCCAAGACAAATCTAAGTTCTACTCCATACCAACGAACGTCCATGATGTCAATGCAGCCTGCATCTCTATTGAAGCAGAGCAAGAAAACCAGTTCCAATTCTATCTAAGCAATGAAGGTCTTTCCGGCAATTTCGACATCTATCTCAATATCGATAACAACCGCTATGATACCAATAGCTCCTTGAAGTTTTAA
- a CDS encoding small, acid-soluble spore protein, alpha/beta type — MGPDATSRQNGSVGGEMVGRTFESFGKR; from the coding sequence CTGGGCCCGGATGCAACTTCCCGTCAAAATGGTTCCGTTGGTGGCGAAATGGTTGGTCGTACATTTGAGAGCTTCGGTAAAAGATAA
- a CDS encoding YajQ family cyclic di-GMP-binding protein: MAKDSSFDIVSKVELQEVTNAVHQAQKEIEQRFDFKNSKSSIELQEDKITLISDDDFKLRNVIDILEGKLVKRQISLRALEYGKIQAAAGDTVRQEVKLIQGISQEKAKEINKLIKDSKIKVTSSIQGDQVRVTGKDKDDLQAVISLLRKQDLGVDLQFINYR; this comes from the coding sequence GTGGCGAAGGATTCATCATTTGATATTGTTTCGAAAGTAGAGTTGCAGGAAGTAACCAATGCGGTTCATCAAGCGCAAAAGGAAATTGAGCAGCGCTTTGACTTTAAAAACAGTAAATCTTCTATTGAACTCCAAGAGGACAAAATCACATTAATTTCCGATGATGATTTTAAGTTACGCAATGTCATCGACATTCTGGAGGGGAAATTAGTGAAACGGCAGATTTCCCTTAGAGCCTTAGAGTATGGAAAAATCCAAGCGGCAGCGGGAGATACAGTTCGTCAGGAAGTCAAGCTGATCCAAGGAATCTCTCAGGAAAAAGCCAAAGAAATCAATAAGCTAATTAAGGATAGTAAAATAAAAGTGACCAGCTCTATCCAAGGTGATCAGGTTCGTGTGACAGGTAAGGATAAGGATGATTTGCAGGCCGTTATTAGTTTACTGCGAAAGCAGGATCTAGGCGTCGATCTTCAG
- a CDS encoding FtsK/SpoIIIE family DNA translocase: MAKRKTRTVKKKGFLKDSVRHEVIGIAALGLAVLGIVTIYSGSNGLIGGKIEEGLTILAGSGRVWLMLMLGAWGIAYMNRKHIDNQWRTLGVVLLWLTLEGILHFQLPGVEAYKKEHFIAEGMMGHGGGLIGAGIAIVLKASVGISGGYVVLIVTALIGALLITNRSLIHGLQLVQKASKDSGHWVKGHVEDFIYVMQDTEESPVDATYEEPEKKELRKNLKKKETKTSVNHLKVLEPELVERPVIIRTLQDLTDHGAEGEKSLSDRPVTQMTSPLEGKKLSQAREGEGGTGIIPPGKVTGTPVSRMAQREGSDFQLPNLTLLNKSMKVKNPRINKDLADNVKILEDTLESFGVKIKVTHVTQGPAITRYEAQPAPGVKVSKITNLSDDIALSLAATDVRIEAPVPGKSVVGIEVPNKEIATVHFREVLETPEFQNAPSKLTVVLGKDITGSPIVADLTKMPHLLIAGATGSGKSVCVNTLINSILYKARPDEVKFLLVDPKMVELTNYNGIPHLIAPVVTDPKKAAGALKWIVTEMETRYELFAAAGVRDIVRYNFLRTQEKKEDALPLPYVVVIIDELADLMMVAPGDVEDSICRLAQMARAAGIHLLIATQRPSVDVITGLIKANIPSRIAFAVSSQIDSRTILDMNGAEKLLGRGDMLYYPMGASKPVRVQGCYLADKEVENVVRFLQNQAKPEYQEIPHMELGTSKPAEEAGDELFRQAAILFIEAGNASVSLLQRRLRIGYTRAARLMDLLEEKGVVGGYEGSKPREVLLTKGQFEQKFGLEEEEIG, encoded by the coding sequence TTGGCAAAGAGAAAAACTCGTACAGTAAAGAAGAAGGGCTTTCTTAAAGATAGTGTTCGACATGAAGTCATAGGGATCGCCGCACTTGGCTTGGCCGTATTAGGCATAGTCACTATTTATTCCGGGAGTAATGGCCTGATCGGGGGAAAGATAGAAGAAGGCTTAACCATTCTGGCAGGAAGCGGCCGTGTTTGGCTAATGCTTATGCTAGGGGCGTGGGGAATCGCCTATATGAACCGTAAACATATCGATAATCAATGGAGGACTTTAGGAGTTGTCCTCTTATGGTTAACCCTTGAGGGAATATTGCATTTTCAATTGCCTGGAGTTGAAGCCTATAAGAAAGAACATTTCATTGCTGAAGGAATGATGGGACACGGTGGTGGCTTAATCGGTGCTGGGATTGCCATCGTTCTGAAGGCATCAGTAGGAATTTCCGGTGGATACGTGGTGCTTATAGTGACAGCACTGATAGGGGCGCTACTGATAACGAATCGCTCTTTAATCCACGGACTCCAACTGGTCCAAAAGGCAAGCAAGGATTCTGGGCATTGGGTTAAAGGACATGTTGAAGATTTCATCTATGTGATGCAGGATACAGAAGAGTCTCCTGTCGATGCTACATATGAAGAGCCAGAAAAAAAGGAACTTCGTAAGAATCTCAAAAAGAAAGAAACCAAGACCTCTGTAAATCACCTGAAGGTATTAGAGCCTGAATTAGTCGAACGGCCGGTGATTATCAGAACCCTTCAAGACTTAACAGATCACGGTGCGGAAGGCGAAAAATCTCTGTCTGATCGTCCAGTGACGCAAATGACTTCACCCTTGGAAGGGAAGAAATTGTCACAAGCGCGGGAGGGCGAGGGAGGAACGGGGATTATTCCGCCGGGCAAGGTTACAGGTACTCCTGTCTCAAGAATGGCGCAAAGAGAGGGCAGTGATTTTCAACTGCCTAATCTTACTCTGCTGAATAAAAGCATGAAGGTAAAGAACCCTCGAATTAATAAGGATTTAGCTGATAATGTAAAGATTCTCGAGGATACCTTGGAGAGCTTTGGGGTAAAGATTAAGGTAACTCATGTTACGCAAGGCCCAGCCATTACCCGCTATGAAGCACAACCTGCTCCTGGTGTCAAAGTGAGTAAGATTACTAATCTGTCCGATGATATTGCTCTGAGCTTAGCGGCTACTGACGTACGGATCGAGGCTCCGGTACCTGGAAAATCTGTGGTGGGAATTGAGGTTCCCAATAAAGAAATTGCGACTGTACATTTCCGAGAAGTGCTGGAAACCCCAGAATTTCAGAATGCCCCAAGCAAGCTTACCGTGGTTCTGGGCAAAGATATTACAGGTAGTCCCATTGTAGCTGATTTGACGAAAATGCCCCATTTGCTGATTGCGGGTGCTACGGGATCTGGAAAATCTGTCTGTGTGAATACCTTGATCAATAGTATCTTATATAAAGCTCGGCCGGATGAAGTAAAATTCCTACTGGTGGATCCTAAGATGGTAGAGTTAACTAACTATAATGGAATTCCCCATCTCATTGCACCGGTAGTTACCGATCCTAAGAAGGCTGCAGGGGCTTTGAAATGGATTGTCACGGAAATGGAGACCCGTTATGAGCTTTTTGCTGCAGCTGGGGTAAGAGATATCGTTCGATATAATTTTTTGCGAACTCAAGAAAAGAAAGAGGATGCACTTCCTCTTCCTTATGTTGTTGTCATTATTGACGAGTTAGCTGATTTAATGATGGTTGCCCCCGGTGATGTAGAAGATTCCATCTGCCGGTTAGCTCAGATGGCACGGGCGGCGGGAATCCATCTCTTGATTGCTACTCAGCGACCATCGGTGGATGTTATTACAGGCTTAATTAAAGCCAATATCCCTTCGCGGATTGCCTTCGCCGTTTCCTCTCAGATCGATTCTCGAACTATTCTCGATATGAATGGAGCTGAAAAGCTTTTAGGTCGCGGAGATATGCTGTACTATCCTATGGGAGCGAGCAAGCCAGTGAGGGTCCAAGGGTGCTACTTAGCCGATAAGGAAGTGGAAAACGTTGTCCGCTTTCTCCAAAATCAGGCTAAACCAGAGTATCAAGAGATACCCCATATGGAACTAGGAACCAGTAAACCCGCTGAAGAGGCGGGTGATGAGTTGTTCCGCCAAGCAGCCATTCTTTTCATTGAAGCTGGGAACGCTTCTGTTTCTTTATTGCAACGAAGACTACGTATTGGCTATACTCGAGCAGCTCGGCTGATGGATTTACTGGAAGAGAAGGGTGTCGTCGGTGGCTACGAAGGGTCTAAACCTCGTGAGGTTTTGTTGACTAAGGGACAATTTGAGCAGAAGTTTGGTTTGGAAGAAGAAGAAATTGGATAA